One Thalassotalea atypica DNA window includes the following coding sequences:
- a CDS encoding aspartate/glutamate racemase family protein, with protein sequence MKTIGLLGGMSWESTVSYYKAINQGVKSQLGGLHSAKILLNSVDFQPIETLQHQNKWQETADILTVAAQSIQAGGADCLLICTNTMHKVAGNIQAQIDIPIIHIADATGQVLMINNITKIGLLGTRFTMEQNFYKQRLIDKFGIDVMIPTTTQIDDIHRIIYQELCLGKIEFSSKQRYLEIIDDMYQKGAQGVILGCTEIALLINQQDTDVPLFDTTKIHADAAVKFALN encoded by the coding sequence ATGAAAACAATCGGCTTACTCGGCGGCATGAGTTGGGAGTCCACGGTTAGTTATTACAAAGCGATAAACCAAGGTGTTAAGTCTCAATTAGGCGGATTACATTCTGCCAAAATACTGCTCAACAGCGTTGATTTTCAGCCCATTGAAACACTACAACATCAAAACAAATGGCAAGAAACTGCTGACATCCTAACGGTAGCAGCCCAATCAATTCAGGCAGGTGGCGCTGATTGCCTATTAATTTGCACAAACACCATGCATAAAGTTGCTGGCAATATTCAAGCACAAATAGATATACCTATCATTCATATTGCCGACGCAACGGGACAAGTGTTGATGATCAATAATATTACAAAAATAGGTCTATTGGGTACGCGTTTTACCATGGAACAAAATTTTTATAAGCAACGTCTGATCGACAAATTCGGGATTGATGTAATGATCCCGACCACAACACAAATTGACGATATTCATCGCATCATTTATCAAGAATTATGTTTGGGCAAGATTGAATTTTCATCTAAACAACGATATTTAGAAATAATTGATGATATGTACCAAAAGGGTGCGCAAGGAGTTATTCTAGGCTGCACTGAAATTGCTCTTTTAATCAATCAGCAAGATACCGACGTGCCACTTTTTGACACCACGAAAATACACGCAGACGCGGCAGTTAAGTTTGCTTTGAACTAA
- a CDS encoding DUF885 domain-containing protein, which translates to MIKTFFKRLFLGLLIIILLAGAFATHEWKAEKPFIFRAFLDRTLIQFAFESPETLTSLGFLESMGFKSHNAKLDDDSPERADELFTKLPKIKQALLQYDDESLSESDRLSKEITLYLLDVGEQAEQFRYHNYPVNQLFGVQNGYPSFMEAQHQVHTVEDADNYLARLEAVRVKFAQNLAGIQIREQEGIIPPRFVIDRVLTEMTDFIETPATENILYTSLKLKLDDAKEIPVGEQARILASAESNITTYVYPAYQLFIEYFDRLKNRAGTDDGFWRLPNGDKAYQASLKFFTTTDYSADEIHQIGLTEVDRIQAEILAILSAENFDTSLGFSAAIEALAADQRFYYEDSDEGRAQILADYQTILDEINVGLDDAFRVRPKAGMEVVRIPEFKEKTSPGAYYQQPAIDGSRPGRFFANLYDIKATPKYSMRTLAYHEGIPGHHFQIAISMELEGMPFIRRISPFTAYTEGWALYTERLAWELGFQDDPFDNIGRLQAELFRAVRLVVDTGIHEKRWTREQAIDYMKANTGMAQSDVVSEIERYIVMPGQATSYKVGMMKILELRERAKQALGEKFDLRDFHDVVLKNGAVPLDILERLVAQYIAST; encoded by the coding sequence ATGATAAAAACTTTCTTTAAAAGGCTATTTTTAGGGCTTTTGATCATCATATTGTTGGCGGGCGCATTCGCTACACATGAATGGAAAGCAGAAAAACCTTTTATTTTCAGGGCTTTTCTTGATCGAACCTTGATTCAATTTGCATTTGAAAGCCCGGAAACACTCACCTCCCTTGGCTTTTTAGAGTCAATGGGCTTTAAAAGCCACAACGCAAAGTTAGATGATGATAGTCCTGAACGGGCTGACGAGTTATTCACCAAATTGCCGAAGATTAAACAAGCCTTATTACAGTATGATGATGAAAGTTTGTCGGAGTCTGATCGTCTATCAAAAGAGATCACTCTTTATCTACTTGATGTTGGTGAGCAAGCAGAGCAATTTAGGTATCACAATTATCCCGTCAACCAGCTTTTCGGTGTTCAAAACGGCTACCCAAGCTTTATGGAGGCGCAACATCAGGTACACACTGTTGAAGATGCAGACAATTACCTTGCACGTTTAGAAGCGGTGCGGGTTAAATTTGCACAAAATTTGGCAGGCATTCAAATTCGAGAACAAGAAGGTATTATCCCACCGCGCTTTGTGATTGATCGTGTATTAACAGAAATGACTGATTTTATCGAAACACCTGCAACTGAAAACATTCTATATACGTCTTTAAAACTGAAACTTGATGACGCAAAAGAGATTCCAGTAGGAGAGCAAGCGCGAATTTTGGCCAGTGCCGAAAGCAATATCACCACTTATGTTTACCCGGCATATCAATTGTTTATTGAATATTTTGATCGACTTAAAAATAGAGCAGGAACAGATGATGGTTTTTGGCGCTTACCTAATGGCGATAAAGCGTATCAAGCCTCATTAAAGTTTTTCACTACCACAGACTATAGTGCCGATGAAATTCATCAAATTGGCCTAACTGAAGTCGATCGAATTCAGGCCGAAATATTAGCAATCTTATCTGCTGAGAATTTTGATACCAGTTTAGGTTTTAGTGCTGCCATTGAAGCACTGGCGGCTGATCAACGCTTTTATTATGAAGACAGTGATGAAGGCAGAGCCCAAATTCTCGCCGATTACCAAACCATTTTAGATGAAATTAATGTCGGTCTTGATGATGCCTTTAGGGTGCGCCCAAAAGCGGGTATGGAAGTGGTAAGAATTCCTGAATTTAAAGAAAAGACATCGCCTGGTGCCTATTACCAGCAGCCAGCCATTGACGGCAGTCGTCCTGGTCGCTTTTTTGCCAACTTGTATGATATCAAGGCTACGCCAAAATACAGCATGAGAACATTGGCCTACCACGAAGGTATTCCTGGGCATCACTTCCAAATTGCGATATCAATGGAACTCGAAGGTATGCCATTTATTCGCCGTATTTCACCGTTTACTGCTTATACCGAAGGTTGGGCTCTTTATACCGAGCGACTCGCTTGGGAATTGGGCTTCCAAGACGATCCCTTTGATAATATTGGCCGTTTGCAAGCAGAATTATTTAGAGCGGTTCGTTTAGTCGTTGATACTGGCATTCATGAAAAACGATGGACAAGAGAACAAGCAATCGACTACATGAAAGCCAACACAGGTATGGCACAATCGGATGTTGTTTCAGAAATAGAGCGTTATATTGTCATGCCAGGACAAGCTACCTCATACAAAGTGGGTATGATGAAAATTCTTGAGCTGAGAGAGCGTGCTAAACAAGCACTTGGTGAGAAGTTTGATCTTAGAGACTTCCATGATGTTGTGTTGAAAAATGGCGCAGTACCGCTTGATATCCTTGAACGATTAGTCGCACAATATATCGCAAGCACATAG
- a CDS encoding diguanylate cyclase: protein MAKNNRVYSWQLLTESRFFDEQYDLEWQRCLRDGKSFTEIIFDIDYFKQYNDYYGHQAGDKCLTSP from the coding sequence GTGGCAAAAAACAATCGAGTATATTCTTGGCAATTACTGACCGAAAGTCGATTTTTTGATGAGCAGTACGACCTAGAATGGCAGCGTTGCCTGCGCGATGGTAAATCATTTACAGAGATTATTTTTGATATCGATTATTTTAAACAATATAACGACTACTATGGCCATCAAGCTGGAGATAAGTGCTTAACAAGTCCTTAA
- the pckA gene encoding phosphoenolpyruvate carboxykinase (ATP), whose amino-acid sequence MSALATSIDLSQYGITNVSEIVYNPSYDLLFEEETKASLEGYDKGYLTELGAVSVDTGIFTGRSPKDKYIVRDDTTRDTVWWSDQGKNDNKPMTPETWDHLKGLVTNQLSGQRLFVVDTYCGADEATRLKVRFITQVAWQAHFVKNMFIRPTDAELETYEPDFIVMNGAKTVNDKWKEQGLNSENFVAFNLTEKIQLIGGTWYGGEMKKGMFSMMNYYLPLQGIASMHCSANVGKDGDTAIFFGLSGTGKTTLSTDPKRQLIGDDEHGWDDNGVFNFEGGCYAKTINLSKENEPDIYNAIRRDALLENVTVAADGTIDFDDNSKTENTRVSYPIHHIDNIVKPVSRAGHAKKVIFLTADAFGVLPPVAKLTPEQTEYYFLSGFTAKLAGTERGITEPTPTFSSCFGAAFLSLHPTQYAEVLRKRMNDVGAEAYLVNTGWNGTGKRISIKDTRAIIDAILDGSIDNADTVTLPLFNLTVPTALHDCDTNILDPRNTYEDASQWQQKADDLATRFVANFEKFTDTERGASLVDAGPQLK is encoded by the coding sequence ATGTCTGCCTTGGCAACCTCGATTGACTTATCTCAATACGGAATCACTAATGTTTCTGAGATCGTTTACAATCCTTCTTATGACTTGTTGTTTGAAGAAGAAACGAAAGCGAGCCTTGAGGGTTATGACAAAGGTTATCTCACGGAATTGGGCGCAGTTTCTGTTGACACGGGTATCTTTACAGGTCGCTCACCTAAAGATAAGTATATTGTTCGTGATGACACCACTCGCGATACCGTTTGGTGGTCTGATCAAGGTAAGAACGATAACAAGCCAATGACACCTGAAACATGGGATCATTTAAAAGGCTTAGTGACTAACCAACTTTCTGGTCAACGTTTATTTGTTGTCGATACTTATTGTGGCGCTGACGAAGCGACTCGTTTAAAAGTACGCTTTATTACGCAAGTAGCGTGGCAAGCACATTTCGTGAAGAACATGTTCATTCGTCCTACGGATGCAGAGTTAGAAACTTACGAACCAGACTTCATTGTCATGAACGGCGCTAAAACGGTGAATGATAAGTGGAAAGAACAAGGCTTAAACTCTGAAAACTTTGTAGCTTTTAACTTAACTGAAAAAATTCAATTAATTGGTGGTACTTGGTACGGCGGCGAAATGAAAAAAGGTATGTTCTCAATGATGAACTACTACCTTCCGCTTCAAGGTATTGCCTCAATGCATTGTAGTGCCAACGTAGGTAAAGATGGCGACACCGCTATCTTCTTCGGTTTGTCTGGCACAGGTAAAACCACGCTATCAACAGATCCTAAGCGTCAACTGATTGGTGATGATGAGCATGGTTGGGATGATAACGGCGTTTTCAACTTTGAAGGTGGTTGTTACGCTAAGACCATCAATTTAAGCAAAGAAAATGAGCCGGATATCTATAATGCCATTCGACGTGATGCGTTATTAGAAAACGTTACCGTAGCCGCTGATGGTACTATCGACTTTGACGATAATTCAAAGACAGAAAACACACGTGTTTCTTACCCAATCCACCACATAGACAACATCGTTAAGCCGGTTTCTCGTGCAGGTCATGCTAAAAAAGTCATTTTCTTAACGGCAGATGCTTTTGGTGTACTACCTCCTGTGGCTAAACTAACGCCAGAGCAAACTGAATACTACTTCTTATCAGGTTTCACGGCAAAGCTTGCTGGTACTGAACGTGGTATTACAGAGCCTACACCAACATTCTCAAGCTGTTTCGGTGCAGCGTTCTTAAGTTTACACCCAACGCAGTACGCTGAAGTTTTACGTAAACGCATGAACGATGTCGGTGCAGAAGCTTACTTGGTTAATACTGGTTGGAACGGTACAGGTAAGCGTATTTCAATTAAAGATACCCGTGCGATCATTGATGCTATTTTAGATGGCTCAATTGACAATGCAGACACAGTCACGTTACCACTGTTTAACTTAACGGTACCAACAGCACTTCACGACTGCGATACCAACATTCTTGACCCTCGTAACACTTACGAAGACGCTAGCCAATGGCAACAAAAAGCTGATGACTTAGCCACAAGATTTGTCGCAAACTTTGAGAAATTTACTGACACAGAACGTGGCGCGTCTTTAGTAGATGCTGGCCCTCAACTAAAGTAG
- the hslO gene encoding Hsp33 family molecular chaperone HslO, which translates to MTPNTDVLNRYLFDGMHARGELVQLHHTFKDIIDGHNYSDGVKALLGELLAATCLLTATLKFEGEIAVQLQGKGPVSYAVINGTHDQIMRGIAKVNEETSATGLENLIGKGTMVITIRPDKGEPYQGVVLLDKPTVAECLAQYFETSDQIPTSLWLFTDIKKETVGGALVQLLPDSGNKEQQMSDYDHLCQLTNTIKPNEIFSLEAQDLLHRLYHAEEVRIFEPQSVSYSCSCSEEKCLNAISQFNPIELKKLIEEQGNVSMTCDYCQTTYAFDESQLSSYLNEIKH; encoded by the coding sequence ATGACTCCTAACACCGATGTCTTAAATCGCTACTTATTTGATGGCATGCATGCCCGTGGCGAATTGGTTCAATTACATCATACGTTTAAAGATATTATCGATGGCCATAATTATTCAGATGGTGTCAAAGCACTATTAGGTGAACTACTTGCGGCAACTTGTTTATTAACAGCCACACTTAAATTTGAAGGCGAAATTGCTGTTCAGTTACAAGGTAAAGGTCCTGTATCCTATGCAGTAATCAATGGTACCCATGATCAAATCATGCGCGGTATTGCTAAAGTTAATGAAGAAACAAGTGCGACGGGCTTAGAAAATTTGATTGGCAAAGGGACAATGGTAATCACTATCAGGCCTGACAAAGGCGAACCCTATCAAGGTGTTGTGTTATTAGATAAGCCGACAGTTGCTGAGTGTTTGGCCCAGTATTTTGAAACTTCAGACCAAATTCCTACGTCTTTATGGCTTTTTACTGATATAAAAAAGGAAACAGTCGGAGGCGCACTAGTTCAGTTATTGCCTGACAGTGGTAATAAAGAGCAACAAATGAGTGATTATGATCACTTATGTCAATTAACCAATACTATTAAGCCTAACGAGATATTTTCATTAGAAGCACAAGATTTGCTTCATCGACTGTATCACGCTGAAGAAGTACGAATTTTTGAACCTCAGTCGGTGTCATACAGCTGTTCTTGCTCAGAAGAAAAATGCTTAAATGCAATCTCGCAATTCAATCCAATTGAGCTAAAAAAACTCATTGAAGAACAAGGTAACGTCAGTATGACTTGTGATTACTGTCAAACAACTTATGCCTTCGATGAAAGCCAGTTATCTAGTTATTTAAATGAAATAAAACACTAG
- a CDS encoding RNA-binding S4 domain-containing protein produces the protein MAITQSTKVDSTATRLDKWLWAARFYKTRAIAKQMIDGGKVFYNGQRTKSGKAVSLGDIIRLRQGYEEKEVKVIALADKRRDATFASTLYKETKESAESRERNTLARKQGILLSPASENKPDKKQRRQIRQLKERI, from the coding sequence ATGGCTATTACTCAATCAACGAAAGTTGATTCAACTGCGACTCGTTTAGACAAATGGCTATGGGCTGCGCGTTTTTATAAGACCAGGGCAATTGCCAAACAAATGATTGACGGTGGTAAGGTTTTCTACAATGGTCAACGCACTAAATCAGGTAAGGCTGTATCTTTGGGCGACATAATTAGATTGCGTCAAGGGTACGAAGAAAAGGAAGTTAAAGTGATTGCGTTGGCAGATAAAAGGCGTGATGCAACATTTGCCTCTACCCTGTATAAAGAAACAAAAGAAAGCGCAGAAAGCCGTGAACGAAATACGCTTGCCCGTAAACAAGGTATTTTGCTTAGCCCCGCCAGTGAAAATAAACCAGACAAAAAACAACGACGTCAAATACGTCAACTGAAAGAAAGGATCTAA
- the gspC gene encoding type II secretion system protein GspC yields the protein MLIACCLAAGQVLSSVLSGLFNNYNMQMPNDFATLTAALAKLPHIKIAKAISVTALVYIAYVCAQLTWQLSADVTPISIGHSGVKATDKFNTKPGTNIDKLVALNLFGKVNVSANVTETVMVDVPETKLNLTLSGVVASSDQSKAAAIIERSGAQETYGIGDKISNTRATLEQVHADRVIIKQSGRMETLMLDGFDYYKAKQQPKPRPKQNVSSKNSSGAKVIDHRENESFLTQAKLFKQDVVNNPSNIGAYLNIRPARINNEVIGYKLSPGKSSDFFKASGLKSGDVAIQMNGLDLTEGSQAQQALQLLKSEQEISLLVDRNGELTEILFSIEN from the coding sequence ATGTTGATAGCTTGTTGCTTAGCCGCAGGTCAAGTATTATCAAGCGTATTATCAGGATTATTCAATAACTATAACATGCAAATGCCTAATGATTTTGCCACGCTTACAGCAGCACTGGCTAAGCTTCCACATATCAAAATCGCGAAAGCGATCAGTGTTACTGCGTTAGTATATATCGCGTATGTGTGTGCGCAATTAACTTGGCAATTAAGCGCTGATGTTACACCTATTAGCATTGGGCACTCTGGTGTTAAAGCCACTGATAAATTCAACACAAAGCCGGGAACTAATATTGATAAATTAGTGGCACTAAACTTGTTTGGTAAAGTCAATGTGTCGGCAAATGTCACAGAAACGGTTATGGTCGATGTACCTGAAACTAAACTGAACCTGACCTTATCTGGTGTCGTTGCATCTTCAGATCAAAGTAAAGCCGCAGCGATAATTGAGCGAAGTGGTGCTCAGGAAACTTATGGCATTGGAGATAAAATATCTAATACTCGAGCAACTTTAGAGCAAGTACATGCAGATCGTGTGATCATCAAACAATCTGGCCGAATGGAAACTTTAATGCTTGATGGTTTTGATTATTATAAAGCAAAGCAACAACCTAAGCCCCGTCCTAAGCAGAATGTATCATCAAAAAACTCATCAGGCGCGAAGGTCATTGATCATCGCGAAAATGAGTCGTTTTTAACTCAAGCAAAACTATTTAAACAAGACGTGGTCAATAACCCTAGCAACATTGGGGCATATTTGAACATACGACCAGCACGCATAAATAATGAAGTGATCGGTTATAAACTATCGCCAGGAAAGAGCTCCGATTTTTTTAAAGCGTCAGGGCTAAAATCTGGTGATGTTGCAATACAAATGAATGGTCTCGACTTAACTGAAGGCAGTCAAGCACAACAAGCACTACAGTTATTAAAATCAGAACAAGAAATATCATTACTTGTAGACCGTAATGGAGAGTTAACCGAAATACTATTTAGTATTGAGAATTAG
- the gspD gene encoding type II secretion system secretin GspD — MRLFPRKPFIKSTLTPVITMAAVSCISISAIASEFSPNFKNTDMGEFVNIVGKNLKKTMIVDPNVRGKINVRSYDVLTEEQYYQFFLNVLEVYGFAAVKMDNNIIKIIRNKDAKTSSIPVVGNNATIAGDEMVTRVVEVKNVTVRELVPLLRQLSDQAGGGNVVNYDPANVIMLTGSAAVVNRLVNIIERVDKAGDQDVQIIKLKYASASEMVRIIEAMNKTTQGKPGTPTFLIPKIVADDRTNSVIVSGEGQARERIAKLVARLDSELETNGNTRVYYLKYSKAEDLVDVLQGVSESIQAEEQAGTSTKRASKKRNISIDAHNDTNTLVITAQPDMLRSLEAVIRKLDIRRAQVLVEAIIVEVFEGDGASLGVQWYHEDAGFTQFTNGPAPISSVAAAAQLAQGEKGTTVTTIDGNGNPVTTTNPDTDGDYSALASVLGGASGMMLGFVDNDWGAIIQAVNSDTNSNILSTPSITTLDNEEAYFIVGQEIPIITGSTTGSDNSNPFQTVDRQEVGIKLKVTPQVNEGSGVQLTIEQEVSSVSGTTGVDISINKREIKTTVMADNGATVILGGLIDEDVQESQQKVPFLGDLPLIGALFRSTSNSVRKRNLMVFLRPTIIRDGNLMNQVTREKYNYIRADELRKQELGLKLLDDEKLPLLPDWNESLVLPPSFDEYMEDKEQNKTQQDKEQ; from the coding sequence ATGCGCCTATTTCCGCGCAAGCCGTTTATCAAAAGCACACTGACACCCGTAATTACCATGGCGGCAGTGAGTTGTATTTCTATTTCAGCTATTGCTAGCGAATTTTCTCCCAATTTCAAAAATACGGATATGGGTGAGTTTGTTAATATTGTTGGGAAAAATTTAAAGAAAACTATGATTGTTGATCCCAATGTTAGGGGCAAGATCAATGTGCGTAGTTATGATGTGTTGACTGAAGAGCAATACTATCAGTTTTTCCTAAACGTACTCGAAGTATATGGCTTTGCAGCGGTTAAGATGGACAACAACATCATCAAAATTATTCGTAATAAAGATGCTAAAACGTCGTCAATTCCTGTAGTTGGTAATAATGCGACTATTGCGGGTGATGAAATGGTGACCCGTGTTGTTGAAGTAAAAAATGTTACTGTGCGCGAATTAGTGCCTTTGCTTAGACAATTGTCTGATCAAGCAGGTGGTGGCAATGTTGTAAATTATGACCCTGCCAATGTCATTATGCTGACCGGATCTGCGGCGGTAGTAAATCGGTTAGTCAATATCATTGAACGTGTCGACAAAGCGGGCGATCAAGACGTTCAAATTATCAAGCTCAAATATGCTTCAGCCTCAGAAATGGTCAGAATCATTGAGGCAATGAATAAAACAACCCAAGGGAAACCAGGTACGCCGACCTTTCTTATTCCAAAAATTGTTGCTGACGACAGAACTAATAGCGTGATTGTTAGCGGTGAAGGACAAGCCCGTGAACGAATTGCAAAGCTCGTTGCGCGCCTCGACAGTGAATTGGAAACCAACGGCAATACCCGAGTTTACTATCTAAAGTATTCGAAAGCGGAAGATTTAGTTGATGTCTTACAAGGGGTCAGCGAGTCGATTCAAGCAGAAGAGCAGGCAGGTACATCGACTAAAAGAGCCTCTAAAAAGCGCAACATCAGTATTGACGCCCATAACGACACCAATACGTTAGTGATAACTGCACAGCCTGATATGTTACGTTCACTTGAAGCGGTCATTCGTAAGTTAGATATTCGCCGTGCACAAGTGTTAGTCGAAGCGATTATTGTTGAAGTTTTTGAAGGTGACGGCGCAAGTTTAGGGGTTCAGTGGTATCATGAAGACGCTGGTTTTACCCAGTTCACCAATGGCCCAGCACCCATCAGCAGTGTTGCTGCAGCAGCACAGTTAGCTCAAGGTGAAAAAGGCACAACCGTAACCACAATTGATGGTAATGGTAACCCTGTGACCACAACCAACCCGGATACTGATGGTGACTATTCTGCGTTGGCAAGCGTTTTAGGTGGCGCCAGTGGCATGATGCTTGGCTTTGTTGATAACGATTGGGGTGCCATTATTCAAGCGGTAAATTCTGATACCAATTCAAACATTCTTTCAACACCGAGTATTACCACACTTGATAATGAAGAAGCTTACTTCATTGTGGGTCAGGAAATTCCGATCATAACGGGCTCAACCACAGGTAGCGATAACAGCAATCCATTCCAAACGGTTGATCGTCAAGAAGTGGGTATTAAGTTGAAAGTGACGCCGCAAGTTAATGAAGGCAGCGGTGTGCAATTAACCATTGAACAAGAAGTTTCTTCTGTCAGTGGTACGACTGGAGTCGATATATCCATAAATAAACGTGAAATTAAAACCACGGTGATGGCGGATAATGGTGCAACCGTAATTTTAGGTGGCTTAATTGATGAAGACGTGCAAGAAAGTCAGCAAAAAGTCCCATTCTTAGGTGACCTACCTCTAATTGGTGCATTATTCCGTTCAACCAGCAACAGTGTACGAAAGCGTAATTTAATGGTCTTTTTACGTCCAACAATTATCCGAGATGGAAATCTGATGAATCAAGTGACTCGGGAAAAATATAACTATATTCGAGCCGATGAACTACGTAAGCAAGAGTTAGGTTTGAAGTTGCTGGACGATGAAAAGTTACCGTTATTGCCAGACTGGAATGAATCACTTGTGTTACCGCCATCTTTCGATGAGTACATGGAAGATAAAGAGCAAAACAAAACGCAGCAAGACAAAGAGCAGTAA
- the gspE gene encoding type II secretion system ATPase GspE, producing the protein MQEPVAEHSVLESDDVVAPEAVTPNTVQLPFSFAKRFLVLLEKDQHGYILQCAEQVTLETIAEIRRFLQQPFRVQKNSTSKFELLLTEAYQRDSSEAQQVMEDIGNEVDLYSLADEMVETEDLLENEDDAPIIKLINAMLSEAIKESASDIHIETFEQVLQIRFRIDGVLREVLKPNRKLASLLVSRIKVMAKLDIAEKRIPQDGRISLRIGGRAVDVRVSTMPTGHGERVVLRLLDKNAARLDLQDLGMTDKNRELFSALIDKPHGIILVTGPTGSGKSTTLYAGLTQIDHKQRNILTVEDPIEFAIEGIGQTQVNTKVDMTFARGLRAILRQDPDVVMVGEIRDLETAQIGVQASLTGHLVLSTLHTNTAAGAITRMEDMGVEPFLLSSSLLGVLAQRLVRTLCPYCKESHLPSDDERQLLSLDISNSSPIYRAVGCSECNFKGYKGRTGIHELIVIDDKVRELIHDGKGEQAIEKLVRHKTPSIRQDGFDKVIAGFTTLEEVLRVTRED; encoded by the coding sequence ATGCAAGAACCTGTTGCTGAACATTCAGTATTAGAAAGTGATGATGTTGTCGCGCCGGAGGCTGTAACGCCCAATACCGTGCAGTTACCTTTTTCGTTTGCAAAACGATTTCTGGTCTTGCTAGAAAAAGACCAACATGGCTACATTTTACAATGTGCGGAACAAGTCACGCTTGAAACCATCGCCGAAATACGTCGCTTTTTGCAACAACCATTTCGTGTACAAAAAAATAGTACGTCAAAATTTGAACTGTTGTTAACGGAAGCCTACCAGCGTGACTCGTCCGAAGCGCAGCAAGTAATGGAAGACATCGGTAATGAAGTGGATTTATATTCACTAGCAGACGAAATGGTTGAAACCGAAGACTTACTTGAAAATGAAGATGACGCGCCGATTATTAAACTGATCAATGCTATGCTCAGCGAAGCAATTAAAGAAAGTGCTTCCGATATTCACATTGAAACCTTTGAGCAGGTATTACAAATTCGCTTTAGAATTGACGGTGTTTTACGAGAAGTATTAAAGCCCAATCGTAAATTAGCTTCGTTACTGGTCTCGCGTATCAAAGTTATGGCAAAACTCGATATCGCCGAGAAGCGCATTCCGCAAGATGGCAGGATCTCGCTTCGTATCGGTGGTCGTGCTGTAGATGTTCGTGTTTCAACCATGCCAACCGGCCATGGTGAGCGTGTGGTTTTACGTTTATTGGATAAAAATGCTGCACGCCTAGATTTGCAAGACTTGGGGATGACAGATAAAAACCGTGAGTTATTTTCCGCACTGATTGATAAGCCACACGGTATAATTCTGGTGACCGGTCCAACAGGCTCCGGTAAAAGTACTACCTTGTATGCTGGACTTACCCAAATTGATCATAAACAGCGCAATATCTTGACTGTAGAAGACCCCATTGAGTTTGCCATAGAGGGGATTGGTCAAACACAGGTTAATACCAAGGTTGATATGACATTTGCTCGTGGACTCAGAGCAATTTTACGTCAAGATCCAGACGTAGTGATGGTGGGTGAAATTCGTGATCTAGAAACCGCACAAATTGGTGTACAAGCCAGTTTGACTGGGCATTTGGTATTATCAACTTTGCATACTAATACAGCAGCTGGCGCCATTACAAGAATGGAAGATATGGGTGTTGAGCCATTTTTATTATCTTCCAGTTTACTGGGCGTGTTAGCGCAACGTTTAGTGCGAACTTTATGCCCATATTGTAAAGAAAGCCACTTACCAAGTGATGACGAGCGTCAATTGTTGTCTCTTGATATCAGCAACAGCAGTCCAATTTATCGTGCCGTAGGGTGCAGTGAGTGTAATTTTAAAGGGTACAAAGGGCGTACCGGTATTCATGAGCTTATCGTTATTGATGATAAGGTCAGAGAGCTGATTCATGACGGCAAAGGTGAGCAGGCGATTGAAAAACTTGTTCGTCACAAGACTCCCAGTATCAGACAAGATGGTTTTGACAAAGTAATAGCAGGTTTCACAACGTTAGAAGAAGTGCTCCGTGTCACTCGTGAAGATTAA